The sequence CGTCCGAAAGTGCATCCTCGCCACCAACATCGCCGAGACCTCGGTGACCATCGACGGCGTGCGCTTCGTGCTGGATTCGGGTGAAgcctcggggctggggggggagccTCCTGCTTCCCCCTGCCTTGCCCTGACCTTCTCCATCCCTCCAGGGAAGGTGAAGGAGATGAGCTACGACCCCCAGGGCAAACTCCAGCGCCTGCAGGAGTTCTGGATCAGCCGGGCGAGCGCCGAGCAGCGGAAGGGACGCGCTGGCAGGACGGGGCCCGGTGTCTGCTACCGGCTCTACGCCGAATCCGACTACGACGCCTTTCCCCCCTACCCCGTGCCGGAGATCCAGCGGGTCGCGCTCGATGCTCTGGTCCTGCAGGTAACGGGGTTCCCCCCTTTTCAGGCTGCAGCCGGAGCCCCCAAAACGAGGCGCTCGGGATCTTCGCAGCATAAACCCCCCACCGGGCCGTTTCCTTCCGCGAAGCTCTGCGTGCTTCTCCCCCCTCCAGCTAAAAAGCATGGGGCTGGGAGACCCCCGGACCTTCCCCTTCCTGGAGCCCCCTCCCTCGGCCAGCCTGGAGACGGCCGTGCGCTACCTGCGGGAGCAGGGGGCCCTGGACGAAGCCGAGGAGCTGACCCCCATCGGGACGCTGCTGGCCCAGCTGCCCGTGGACGTGGTGGTGGGTGAGTGACGCTCAGGGGGGTGCGCAAACCCCCCCCAAACCCCGCTTTTAAGCCCTTGCTGAATCCCTTTCCTCCGTCCCCCAGGCAAAATGCTGGTGCTGGGCGCGCTTTTCGGGCTGGCCGAGCCCACGCTGACGGTGGCGGCGGCGCTGAGCGTGCAGTCGCCCTTCCTGCGCCTCTCCAACGCCAACCCCGACTGCGCCACCGCCCGGCGGCCCCTCGAGAGCCCCCACGGGGACCCCCTGACGCTGCTCAACGCCTTCAACGAGTGGGTGCAGGTGAGGGGGCCGAGGAGACGgtggggcaggggggttggaaacGGCTCCGTTCTGGGGCCGGTACCGGAGCCCGCGGCGTCCCCGTGCAGGTGAAGTCGGAGCGCGGCGGCAGCTCGCGCAAGTGGTGCCGGCGGCGGGGCTTGGAGGAGCATCGGCTCTACGAGGCCGCCAACCTGCGGCGGCAGTTCCAGGTGagggcaggatccggccccatCGTGAGCTTTGCGTTCTCCACGACGGAGCCAAATTCACCCTAAACCTCcccatttattttgttttaacctGCGGGTTCTCAGCGACGTTTCCTCCTCCCCAACACAGGAGCTGCTCCGAGACCACCGGCTCCTGGAGGCGGCCCCCAGCCGGCCCAGCGACAGCTACAGCCGGCAGAGCCGGCACCGGGAGCGCCGCGAGCTGCACCGGCTCTGGCGCCACCACACCGAGACGCAGGGACGGAGGCGCAAGGTGCTGCGGCTCCAGGACGGCACCGCCGGCTCCTctggtgaggaagaggaaggagcaggCGGCCGCGAGCCCGGTGAGCGCAGCGTCGACATCCAGGTGAGCCTCGGCTCCCGTTCCCTCGCTCGGGAGGCGGAATCGGGCCCCGACCGAGCTCTCGGCACCTTCTCCGTCCCCGCAGGACGTCAAGTTTAAGCTCCGCCATGACATGGACGAGCTGCAGGCCGCATCCGGCTCGGTCCTGTCACCCTCGCAGCTCACCCTGCTCaagctggtgctgtgcagggggCTCTACCCGCAGCTGGCCGTGCCCGACGCGCTCAACAACAGCCGCAAGGACTCGGATCAGGTGCGCGTCCCCGTCCGCGATCCACCCCTTGGATTTGGGGAGGCTCTGCCCGCGCTCCAGCCCCTTTATTTGGGGGTCTCCGTGGTGCTCATCCTGCTCTCGCCGCAGATTTTCCACACCAAGAGCAAGCAGGGCGTCGTGCTTCACCCGTCCTGCGTCTTCGCCACCAGCCCGGAGCTGCTGCACGccaaggaggggaaggagcgcGGCGGGACCAAAGGTGGGCGACCCCGATTGGCTTTTTCCGCACCCGTTTTGGGTTGGAGAACCCTTCTGGCATCGGGGTCCGGCAACCCCCCGTCggtggggacggggaggggCTCAGGACCCCCCTGAGATGCCCCTCGTGTCTTTGTAGAGGACGGGCTGAGCCGCCACCACCAGCTCCTCGCCTTCGTCTCGCTGCTGGAGACCACCAAGCCCTACCTGGTCAACTGCATCCGTGTGCCGGCGCTGCAGGTGGGCTCTCGGtgcttcatcctcctcctcctcttcctctccacctcctcGCAGCTCCTCAAACCTCGCTCTTCCAGGCTCTCCTGCTCTTCTCCCGCTCGCTCGACACCAACGCGGACTGCACGCGGCTGGTGGCGGACGGCTGGCTGGAGCTCACCCt comes from Oxyura jamaicensis isolate SHBP4307 breed ruddy duck unplaced genomic scaffold, BPBGC_Ojam_1.0 oxyUn_random_OJ102018, whole genome shotgun sequence and encodes:
- the LOC118160146 gene encoding probable ATP-dependent RNA helicase DHX34, which codes for LSVILGLDSAVWGLDQVPRRIFPISLIYEPIPKEEAAAAASKPERLDPRPYLRVLQAIDHKYPPEERGDLLVFLSGVAEIGAVQEAAQVYAAHTQRWIVLPLHSTLSVSEQDKVFDVPPPGVRKCILATNIAETSVTIDGVRFVLDSGKVKEMSYDPQGKLQRLQEFWISRASAEQRKGRAGRTGPGVCYRLYAESDYDAFPPYPVPEIQRVALDALVLQLKSMGLGDPRTFPFLEPPPSASLETAVRYLREQGALDEAEELTPIGTLLAQLPVDVVVGKMLVLGALFGLAEPTLTVAAALSVQSPFLRLSNANPDCATARRPLESPHGDPLTLLNAFNEWVQVKSERGGSSRKWCRRRGLEEHRLYEAANLRRQFQELLRDHRLLEAAPSRPSDSYSRQSRHRERRELHRLWRHHTETQGRRRKVLRLQDGTAGSSGEEEEGAGGREPGERSVDIQDVKFKLRHDMDELQAASGSVLSPSQLTLLKLVLCRGLYPQLAVPDALNNSRKDSDQIFHTKSKQGVVLHPSCVFATSPELLHAKEGKERGGTKEDGLSRHHQLLAFVSLLETTKPYLVNCIRVPALQALLLFSRSLDTNADCTRLVADGWLELTLPAAAAALRFLAAALQLRASWEKLLDQQLDPGGDEPSSRDLSALKRGLLEFLAMEVGAGGGRSRRAGWF